A portion of the Ignavibacteria bacterium genome contains these proteins:
- a CDS encoding glycoside hydrolase family 2 protein, with protein METKFFLNKGWKFTLQENAPLKQNVIKPDEWFKAQVPGTVHTDLLANKLIDEPFYADNENGLQWIGDVNWLYKTTFDLPEGFSLDRSSFLVFEGLDTVADIFLNGSSIGTVSNMFLAYKFDVTGKLKREKNTLEVLFTSAVRWAREKESKHGKLPVALRSERVYVRKTQYSFGWDWGPAFITMGIWKPVYLLQPDEAQIDEVTFETLSIEDNSAQVRIKVNTSGNMLQDTRLEVRLESNGQKFEKALTPEEKNQAKVTFRIINPKLWWPNNFGRPDLYTLSVRLLNDAYEVVDEKVKKVGIRTVELQQNDNGKETFRFIINGRPIYAMGACWIPSDSFLPRVGDDIYQSLLNKAKEANMNIIRVWGGGIYEMDTFYNICDELGLMVWQDFMFACASYPETDEFLESVKEEVKQNVELLRHHPSIVLWCGNNENEWIWYQDQHASYEKMPGYKIYHSVIPGLLKKLDTTRPYWPSTPFGKGEDPNSMQSGNRHQWDIWSRWIDYKSVKSDTSLFVTEFGFQAPANYETLKEVLPKKERHPQSRSFEFHNKQVEGPERLYRFLSGHLPVREDIKDFIYLTQLNQALALKECLEHWRGRYSETNGSIIWQLNDCWPVASWALIDSELRPKLAYYFVKHVFQRQAVAFTRETQELTVMNSSPDSFTGTIRLHEIYVPKGKVQDIGRLDVEVEENSNGAFSIPEYEKSSRKESIMLASLYDRDKKLIHRNFFMEGEWKHIKLPPAGITINENFSNHAVITSDKPAFFVRLSHPDITFADNGFILLPDEELTISFTGTNGSKKKISCYSLNDYL; from the coding sequence TTGGAAACGAAATTTTTTCTTAATAAAGGCTGGAAGTTTACCCTCCAGGAAAACGCTCCCTTAAAGCAGAACGTAATTAAACCCGACGAGTGGTTTAAGGCTCAGGTGCCGGGAACGGTGCATACGGACCTCCTTGCAAATAAACTCATAGATGAGCCCTTCTACGCTGATAATGAAAACGGCCTCCAGTGGATTGGCGACGTTAACTGGCTCTATAAAACCACCTTCGACCTCCCGGAAGGCTTCAGCCTCGACAGATCCTCCTTCCTTGTCTTTGAAGGGCTTGATACCGTGGCCGACATATTCTTAAACGGGAGCAGTATTGGTACGGTCTCAAATATGTTCCTTGCATATAAGTTTGACGTAACGGGAAAACTGAAAAGGGAGAAAAATACTCTTGAAGTGCTCTTTACCTCGGCTGTCCGGTGGGCGCGCGAGAAGGAATCAAAACATGGAAAACTCCCCGTCGCCTTAAGATCTGAACGCGTGTACGTAAGAAAAACCCAGTACTCATTCGGCTGGGACTGGGGACCTGCTTTTATTACAATGGGTATCTGGAAACCGGTCTACCTCCTGCAGCCCGATGAAGCCCAAATTGATGAGGTTACTTTTGAAACCCTTTCCATTGAGGACAATTCAGCACAGGTGAGAATTAAAGTTAATACCAGCGGAAACATGCTTCAGGACACCAGGCTTGAAGTCAGGCTTGAATCCAACGGGCAGAAGTTTGAAAAGGCATTAACACCGGAAGAAAAAAATCAGGCTAAAGTCACCTTCAGAATTATTAACCCTAAACTCTGGTGGCCTAATAACTTCGGGCGCCCGGACCTTTATACCTTAAGCGTAAGACTCCTGAACGACGCCTACGAAGTGGTGGACGAAAAAGTAAAGAAGGTGGGTATACGTACCGTTGAGCTTCAGCAAAATGACAATGGCAAAGAAACATTCCGCTTTATAATTAACGGACGTCCCATATACGCAATGGGCGCCTGCTGGATACCTTCGGACTCATTCCTTCCCCGCGTGGGCGACGACATTTATCAGAGCCTCCTCAATAAAGCAAAGGAAGCCAATATGAACATCATCCGCGTTTGGGGCGGCGGAATATATGAGATGGATACTTTCTATAATATATGCGACGAGCTTGGACTTATGGTATGGCAGGATTTTATGTTCGCCTGCGCCTCTTACCCTGAAACAGATGAGTTCTTAGAAAGTGTAAAAGAAGAAGTAAAACAGAACGTCGAACTCCTGAGGCACCACCCGTCTATTGTCCTCTGGTGCGGCAACAACGAAAACGAGTGGATATGGTACCAGGATCAGCATGCCTCGTACGAGAAGATGCCGGGCTATAAGATCTATCACTCGGTTATTCCGGGACTCTTAAAAAAATTAGATACAACAAGACCCTACTGGCCTTCAACTCCCTTTGGTAAAGGGGAAGACCCCAATTCAATGCAGAGCGGCAACCGCCACCAGTGGGATATATGGAGCCGCTGGATCGATTACAAAAGCGTAAAAAGTGACACCAGCCTATTCGTTACTGAGTTCGGCTTCCAGGCCCCGGCAAATTATGAGACGCTTAAAGAAGTCCTCCCTAAAAAAGAAAGACACCCACAGAGCCGCAGCTTTGAATTCCACAACAAACAGGTCGAAGGCCCCGAAAGGCTCTACAGGTTCCTCTCCGGACACCTGCCGGTAAGAGAGGACATAAAGGATTTTATCTATCTTACACAGCTTAACCAGGCGCTTGCATTAAAGGAATGCCTAGAACACTGGAGAGGAAGATACTCTGAGACAAACGGATCCATTATCTGGCAGCTTAACGACTGCTGGCCCGTTGCAAGCTGGGCTTTAATTGATTCGGAGCTGAGACCGAAACTTGCATACTACTTCGTTAAGCATGTATTCCAAAGACAGGCTGTGGCTTTTACAAGGGAAACTCAGGAACTCACAGTTATGAACAGCAGCCCCGACAGCTTTACAGGAACAATCCGCCTGCACGAAATTTATGTCCCTAAGGGCAAAGTTCAGGACATTGGAAGGCTGGACGTAGAGGTTGAGGAGAATTCAAACGGGGCCTTCAGTATCCCTGAATATGAAAAGAGCTCCCGTAAGGAAAGCATCATGCTTGCGTCTTTATATGACCGAGATAAAAAACTCATTCACAGGAATTTTTTCATGGAAGGGGAGTGGAAGCACATTAAACTTCCTCCGGCCGGAATCACCATAAACGAAAACTTTTCCAACCATGCCGTTATAACCTCAGACAAGCCGGCATTTTTTGTGCGCCTCAGCCACCCGGACATTACTTTTGCCGATAACGGCTTTATTCTCCTGCCGGATGAGGAACTGACGATCTCCTTTACGGGAACAAACGGTTCGAAAAAGAAAATATCATGCTATTCTTTAAATGACTATCTCTAG
- a CDS encoding T9SS type A sorting domain-containing protein: protein MKKTSCAGEHVTKKLIYWWLLIIISILPGRAMFSQQINVNRIELMPDIPAPYEMRNWKQVALGYDSLVFNLNAQGDYLPLIFINNNTVNYPGHPSFGLHTVVGTPYPNNGEAINVLPAVVGASLAGIDKSSQNGYNWVLMCEEYFNRRPQENVYLNSPNSSSGDDWWYETMPNIFFYQLYSMYPNTGDFKNQFTTVADRWLQAVQAMGGSQTPWHIPNMNYRAFSLSTMKPNPQGVIEPEAAGAIGWILYMAYIKTGDEKYRIGAEQSLEFLNSLSSNPAYELQLSYGAYIAARMNAELGTKYDMQKIVNWCFDVGPLRSWGSIVGNWGGYDVSGLIGEVYQPGYYYAFLMNCFEQAGALVPMVRYDKRFARAIGKWMLNVANAARLFYPKYLPPENQDSYTWSQKYDPNSYIGHEAIRQTVNTKTPFATGDAISGGWGKTTLSLYSSSHVGIFAGIIDTTNVEKILRLDLLKTDYFHKDAYPSYLYFNPYDTDRSVLMDLGTGSHDIYDAVSGSFIKKGASGQAEISIPARGAVIAVLTPAGGTVTYDGDKMMVNGITVDYQSGRLMGQYPPRIKSLSSGSSEIALGTSLNIYSTAEDKNTGDTLTYKWSSSGGTISGTGPLVKWTPPDSPGTYKISCTVTDTKALSDTASLTIRVVLRLNNPPVILSIKADPGKVDLNASTTITCVASDPDKDSLIYSWTARSGTLSASGQKAVWKAPGLAGNYYVTCTVKDTMGGTASDSILIPVRDFSLTPVGQMVLYLPFNGNANDASGYGHNGAVHGAALTSDRAGNVNSAYRFTGPNSYILVPNDTSLNFVNGISVCFWMKPSAILNEEAFLVSHGSWQNRWKLSITNKKVRWTIKTTAGVKDLDSKTTLYADSLYFVAGLYNGSDFELYINGSLDNFSFFSGTLLKTSYGLTIGQMLPDNNFYNYQGVLDDIRLYNYALPISEIQKLYTIPVSVEEEKGIIPKEYSLMQNYPNPFNPETVIEFHLPASGQVNLSLFDMLGRRIAVLMDEYRPAGIYKYRFSAGAYHLTSGVYFYSLQASGFTETRKMVILK, encoded by the coding sequence ATGAAAAAGACTTCTTGTGCAGGTGAGCATGTGACTAAGAAACTGATATACTGGTGGCTCTTAATTATTATATCCATATTACCGGGCAGAGCTATGTTTTCGCAGCAGATAAATGTAAACAGAATAGAACTGATGCCGGATATCCCCGCGCCATACGAAATGCGTAACTGGAAGCAAGTGGCCCTGGGCTACGACTCCCTTGTCTTTAACCTGAATGCACAGGGGGATTACCTCCCGCTCATATTCATAAATAACAACACGGTTAACTACCCCGGCCACCCGAGCTTCGGGCTGCATACGGTTGTTGGAACGCCTTACCCTAATAACGGCGAGGCAATAAATGTCCTTCCTGCTGTAGTTGGGGCCTCCCTTGCCGGAATTGATAAAAGCAGCCAGAACGGCTATAACTGGGTCCTGATGTGCGAGGAGTATTTTAACCGCCGCCCTCAGGAAAATGTCTACCTTAACAGTCCCAATTCCTCGAGCGGAGACGACTGGTGGTATGAAACAATGCCTAACATTTTCTTCTACCAGCTCTATAGCATGTACCCGAATACAGGCGACTTTAAGAACCAGTTTACAACTGTTGCCGATAGGTGGCTTCAGGCGGTTCAGGCAATGGGGGGGAGCCAAACCCCATGGCATATCCCTAACATGAACTACCGCGCATTCAGCCTTTCCACCATGAAGCCTAACCCTCAGGGCGTAATTGAGCCTGAAGCCGCGGGCGCAATAGGTTGGATCCTTTATATGGCGTACATTAAAACGGGAGATGAAAAGTACAGGATTGGCGCCGAACAGTCGTTGGAATTCCTGAACAGCCTTTCATCAAACCCCGCCTATGAACTTCAGTTATCATACGGAGCCTATATTGCCGCCCGTATGAACGCCGAGCTCGGTACAAAATACGACATGCAGAAAATTGTGAACTGGTGCTTTGACGTGGGGCCTCTAAGAAGCTGGGGCTCCATTGTGGGTAACTGGGGAGGCTACGATGTATCGGGACTTATTGGTGAGGTTTACCAGCCGGGCTACTACTACGCATTCTTAATGAACTGCTTCGAGCAGGCAGGCGCCCTGGTCCCAATGGTCAGATACGACAAGCGCTTTGCGCGCGCAATAGGCAAGTGGATGCTTAACGTCGCAAACGCCGCAAGGCTATTCTATCCCAAATACCTGCCTCCTGAAAATCAGGACAGCTACACCTGGTCCCAAAAGTACGACCCCAATTCATACATCGGCCACGAGGCTATAAGGCAAACTGTAAACACTAAAACTCCTTTTGCTACGGGTGACGCCATCTCGGGCGGCTGGGGCAAAACCACTCTGTCACTTTACAGCTCTTCTCACGTCGGAATATTCGCCGGAATTATAGATACAACAAATGTGGAAAAAATTCTGAGGCTGGACCTCCTGAAAACGGATTATTTCCATAAGGATGCCTATCCGTCATATCTCTATTTTAATCCTTACGACACGGATAGATCTGTTTTAATGGATCTTGGAACAGGGAGCCATGACATTTATGACGCCGTTTCCGGGAGCTTTATTAAAAAAGGTGCAAGCGGCCAGGCTGAAATATCTATCCCTGCCCGGGGGGCTGTAATTGCAGTCCTCACCCCCGCAGGCGGAACGGTTACTTATGATGGCGACAAAATGATGGTTAACGGCATCACCGTTGACTATCAGTCGGGCCGCCTCATGGGGCAATATCCTCCCCGTATAAAAAGCCTTTCTTCCGGCTCATCGGAAATAGCCTTGGGTACAAGCCTGAACATATACTCCACGGCTGAGGATAAAAATACCGGTGACACACTTACGTATAAATGGTCTTCCTCCGGCGGAACTATCTCCGGCACAGGTCCTTTAGTTAAATGGACACCTCCTGACTCCCCCGGGACATACAAAATTTCATGCACTGTGACAGATACAAAAGCTTTAAGCGACACTGCAAGCCTTACAATCCGGGTGGTATTGCGCCTTAATAATCCTCCGGTAATTTTATCCATTAAAGCAGATCCCGGGAAGGTGGATCTTAATGCAAGTACCACAATTACATGCGTGGCCTCGGACCCGGATAAGGATTCACTTATTTATTCCTGGACTGCCCGTTCCGGAACACTGAGCGCTTCAGGACAAAAAGCCGTCTGGAAGGCGCCGGGACTGGCAGGTAATTACTACGTGACATGCACGGTCAAAGATACCATGGGAGGTACGGCCAGTGACAGCATCTTAATCCCGGTAAGGGATTTTTCTTTAACTCCCGTGGGACAGATGGTGCTCTATCTTCCCTTTAACGGCAATGCAAATGACGCAAGCGGCTACGGGCATAACGGCGCTGTTCATGGCGCTGCCCTTACAAGCGACCGCGCGGGAAACGTAAACAGTGCCTACCGCTTTACGGGTCCAAACAGCTACATACTTGTCCCGAATGATACATCGCTTAACTTTGTAAATGGAATAAGTGTGTGCTTCTGGATGAAACCTTCTGCTATATTAAATGAGGAGGCTTTCCTTGTCTCACACGGAAGCTGGCAGAACCGCTGGAAACTTTCAATTACAAATAAAAAAGTAAGATGGACGATAAAAACAACCGCGGGCGTAAAGGATTTGGATTCTAAAACAACCCTCTATGCGGACTCTTTGTATTTTGTTGCAGGACTCTATAACGGCTCCGACTTTGAGCTTTACATTAACGGCAGCCTCGATAACTTCTCTTTTTTCTCGGGCACTCTCCTTAAAACTTCCTACGGCCTGACTATCGGGCAGATGCTTCCTGATAACAATTTCTATAACTACCAGGGCGTGCTGGACGATATAAGGCTTTATAATTACGCACTACCCATAAGTGAAATCCAGAAGCTCTACACAATCCCTGTTTCAGTGGAGGAAGAAAAGGGAATTATCCCAAAGGAATATTCCCTCATGCAGAACTACCCGAATCCCTTTAATCCCGAAACCGTAATAGAATTTCATCTGCCTGCATCAGGACAGGTAAATCTTTCTTTGTTCGACATGCTGGGGCGCCGCATTGCCGTTTTAATGGACGAGTACAGACCGGCAGGCATTTATAAATACAGGTTTTCAGCAGGTGCTTATCATCTTACAAGCGGAGTCTACTTTTACTCCCTTCAGGCCTCAGGGTTTACTGAAACACGCAAAATGGTTATTCTTAAGTAG